In the bacterium SCSIO 12741 genome, TACATACCTTGATCTGGGTATTTCTCGCCCTACTTACGGTAATTGATTATTGTCATTGTTCATTCAATGGGGGTTTCCTTACTTTTGTGGTCAGATTCAGATTAAGACATTATGCCCATAGATTTTAGCAAAGAAATTGAAACCGTCGACCGAATTTCCTACAAGGATTTTCAGGAGAACTTCATGAAGCCCCAAAGGCCAGTGAAGATTAAGCATTTGCTGAGTGACTCAGAGGCAAACCGCAAATGGACGCCTGATTACTTCAAAAGAGAGTTGGGGCATCACGAAATTGGCGTGTTTAACGGAGACAAATCTTACCTCGATAGATCTTACAAAACACCACCTGAAATAATGAAGTTCTCCCAATATATAGACCTCATTCTTTCAGAGCCCACGGATAAGCGCTTATTCCTTTTTGATGTGTTTAAGCTAAAGCCAGAGTTGAAAAACGACTTCGAATTTCCTGACATTGCGGACCGTATCTTGAAAAAGATGCCCTTCACCTTCTTTGGAGGACAAGGTGCTGTAACGCGTATTCACCGCGATATGGATAATGCGAATGTCTTTCTGACCGAGTTTTGGGGTAAAAAATTCA is a window encoding:
- a CDS encoding cupin-like domain-containing protein gives rise to the protein MPIDFSKEIETVDRISYKDFQENFMKPQRPVKIKHLLSDSEANRKWTPDYFKRELGHHEIGVFNGDKSYLDRSYKTPPEIMKFSQYIDLILSEPTDKRLFLFDVFKLKPELKNDFEFPDIADRILKKMPFTFFGGQGAVTRIHRDMDNANVFLTEFWGKKFIALFPPSQDEALYRYPFSVHSAVEIEEPDYDKFPALHHARGQHTVLEKGETLFMPCKYWHYIRYMEPGIGMSFRSLGGAGNTISGLWQAGVISTVDDLMRKSLGEKWFDWKTKQAAINGDKVVQKSGALAH